A genomic region of Dreissena polymorpha isolate Duluth1 chromosome 4, UMN_Dpol_1.0, whole genome shotgun sequence contains the following coding sequences:
- the LOC127878153 gene encoding uncharacterized protein LOC127878153, which produces MAGTLAPENFVSNVHYRAGFQGLYAQFKNGWNCDVKLIFVDSPKPVYIHKCLADIYFPKITKGADQQDCDENCLDLAKHGIPYGTGISVIEHVYTGVLKMTPEQVPYVLMAAVVLGYEELENVCLKYLREKATSGRLDTKLPLISPDCQSESSAAYTSAILSSKGTTTETTDMMRVFGDRSTKVISAPVTSKNDIFPCGVPGCRGRAQPGDKEFRIHVYPGSMKRKEEWLQAIVKKCGRKYYRPASQCLGICKYHFRPEDQVKSSLKLGAIPCIFEIKHSTIAEKKEYLAQSQEEYEVQTFEMGKSKQNKLFESEKKTLASQTGFVRKKNIYKDLDSPVVQSQMRRSQEEEIASAETSQSSLQVSDSNSDVDIPVIIKTEPLDDVDIPVIIKKEPLDNEYYTNTSQLLSVDTDIVVKREVEDQDYEPVQTGAANCFGTFFGSWNEHHEPSDGKSDLNSNMNGYTDDNLEPAFSGVSAKVLDHVSATSSHEKANVESKRKPAKTKRKVKKKIVDSETNTDSDNQEAQMFGLGLQRTNEETNDKATGPSSPKKRMTLREKCKIDYSKMMDIDFDEEIEGDEDSWEKNKLLRSTFDYFSSTVDEHQATYDKKMYFPPAGIVPKGCRSSYATGVIAKPRVVTRTLTDKFGMGLVKVERKIYPARHTLFHPEMPSNSKVFICDPVTKMAVPQKLWTTNKNNGLNSPQTKTVVVCHPTKPVVNEYGSVSQKKKAQYGIN; this is translated from the exons ATGGCAGGAACTCTTGCGCCGGAAAACTTTGTGAGTAACGTCCACTACAGAGCTGGCTTCCAGGGGCTGTACGCGCAGTTCAAGAATGGATGGAACTGTGATGTCAAGTTGATTTTTGTAGACAGTCCTAAACCAGTGTACATACATAAGTGCTTGGCAGACATATACTTTCCCAAG ATTACAAAAGGTGCTGACCAACAAGATTGTGACGAGAATTGCCTTGACCTTGCAAAGCATGGTATCCCATACGGCACAGGCATCAGTGTGATAGAGCATGTATACACAGGTGTTCTCAAGATGACCCCTGAACAA GTACCATATGTTCTGATGGCAGCTGTTGTGTTGGGCTATGAAGAACTGGAGAATGTCTGTCTGAAATATCTTCGTGAAAAAGCAACTTCTG GAAGGCTTGACACTAAACTTCCACTGATATCACCTGATTGCCAGTCTGAATCCAGTGCTGCGTACACATCTGCTATATTGTCATCCAAGGGAACAACTACTGAGACTACTGATATGATGAGAGTTTTTGGTGACAGGTCTACAAAAGTAATCTCTGCACCTGTTACATCAAAAAAC GATATATTTCCATGTGGAGTGCCAGGCTGCAGAGGCAGGGCACAGCCAGGAGATAAGGAGTTCCGTATCCATGTTTATCCCGGATCCATGAAGAGGAAGGAAGAATGGCTCCAAGCGATTGTAAAAAAATGTGGTCGGAAATATTAT AGACCAGCCAGCCAGTGTCTTGGGATCTGCAAGTACCATTTCAGGCCCGAGGACCAAGTGAAAAGCTCGCTGAAGCTTGGAGCCATTCCAtgcatatttgaaataaagcactccACCATTGCTGAGAAGAAAGAGTATTTGGCTCAATCTCAGGAAGAGTATGAAGTCCAGACATTTGAAATGGGAAAGTCAAAGCAAAACAAACTGTTTGAGTCTGAAAAGAAAACTCTTGCATCACAGACTGGTTTTGTGCGTAAGAAGAATATCTATAAGGACCTCGACTCACCGGTTGTCCAGAGTCAAATGAGGAGAAGTCAGGAGGAAGAAATTGCATCTGCAGAAACCTCTCAGTCATCTTTACAAG TTTCAGACTCGAATTCCGACGTCGATATTCCAGTGATTATCAAGACAGAGCCACTTGATGACGTTGATATTCCAGTTATTATCAAGAAAGAGCCGCTTGACAATGAGTACTACACTAACACCAGTCAGCTGCTGTCCGTTGACACTGATATTGTGGTCAAGAGGGAAGTTGAAGACCAGGACTATGAACCAGTGCAAACTGGGGCTGCAAACTGTTTTGGGACTTTTTTTGGTAGCTGGAACGAACACCATGAGCCATCAGATGGAAAGAGCGATTTAAATAGCAACATGAATGGTTATACTGATGACAACCTCGAACCTGCATTTTCAGGGGTGTCAGCAAAAGTCTTAGATCATGTTTCTGCAACATCCTCTCATGAAAAAGCAAACGTAGAATCCAAAAGAAAACCTGCTAAGACAAAAAGGAAGGTGAAGAAGAAGATTGTGGATTCTGAAACAAATACAGACTCAGACAATCAGGAAGCGCAAATGTTTGGCCTTGGCCTGCAGCGAACAAATGAGGAGACGAACGATAAAGCAACTGGTCCAAGCAGTCCTAAAAAAAGAATGACCTTGAGAGAGAAATGTAAGATTGACTACAGCAAGATGATGGATATAGACTTTGATGAAGAGATCGAGGGAGACGAAGACTCTTGGGAGAAAAACAAATTGCTACGTAGCACGTTTGACTATTTCTCCAGTACGGTCGATGAGCATCAGGCAACTTATGATAAGAAGATGTACTTTCCGCCAGCAGGAATCGTGCCAAAGGGATGTCGCTCCAGCTATGCAACTGGCGTCATAGCCAAGCCACGTGTAGTCACAAGGACCCTGACTGATAAGTTTGGTATGGGGTTGGTTAAAGTAGAACGTAAGATCTACCCAGCGAGGCATACCTTATTTCACCCAGAGATGCCAAGTAACTCAAAGGTTTTCATTTGCGATCCAGTGACAAAGATGGCTGTACCTCAGAAACTGTGGACCACAAACAAGAATAATGGTCTAAATTCACCACAGACCAAGACTGTTGTGGTTTGTCATCCAACTAAACCTGTGGTAAATGAGTATGGTAGTGTCTCACAAAAAAAGAAAGCTCAGTATGGTATAAACTGA